Proteins from a single region of Sphingopyxis sp. BSN-002:
- a CDS encoding CoA transferase — MYPLLSGLSVIEASSFVASPTAGLYCAQFGAEVIRVDQIGGGPDFRRWPVTAENNSLYWENLNRAKKSVALDLARPEGRELLKELVRATGQFITNFPVDGFLSHDRLAEGRTDLITVRVMGWADGSPALDYTVNNSVGYPMLTGAGPEPVNHVLPAWDLLTGAYAAFALLAAIQRRSVSGEGGEVRIPLSDVAIGTVANLGGIAEVLYAGENRPRLGNAVYGLFGRDFVTRDGERTMIVVVTPRQWANLIAALNLGDAIASIESARGVSFAKDDGLRFDHRDALYPLFEQAIASRDHADLAVAFDAGGIVHSAYRTMHDAVQDPALVANNPIFGSAANPSGFAYPAAGAFSTIPQAEREPPRPAPLNGQHSEEVLSSRLSLSSGEIARLIDAGIVGTANTGDPK; from the coding sequence ATGTACCCACTCCTCTCCGGTCTGTCGGTGATCGAGGCGTCGTCCTTCGTCGCCTCGCCCACGGCCGGGCTCTATTGCGCGCAATTCGGCGCCGAGGTGATCCGCGTCGACCAGATCGGCGGCGGGCCCGATTTCCGGCGCTGGCCGGTGACGGCCGAGAACAACTCGCTCTACTGGGAAAATCTCAACCGCGCGAAAAAGTCGGTCGCGCTCGATCTGGCGCGGCCCGAGGGCCGCGAACTGCTCAAGGAACTGGTGCGCGCAACGGGCCAGTTCATCACCAATTTCCCGGTCGACGGCTTCCTGTCGCACGACCGGCTCGCGGAGGGCCGCACCGACCTGATTACCGTGCGCGTCATGGGCTGGGCCGACGGCTCGCCCGCGCTCGACTACACCGTGAACAACAGCGTCGGCTATCCGATGCTCACCGGCGCGGGGCCCGAGCCGGTCAATCATGTGCTGCCCGCATGGGACCTGCTCACCGGCGCCTATGCCGCCTTCGCGCTGCTCGCCGCGATCCAGCGGCGCAGCGTCAGCGGCGAAGGCGGAGAGGTCCGCATACCCCTGTCGGACGTCGCGATCGGCACCGTCGCCAATCTGGGCGGGATCGCCGAAGTGCTTTACGCGGGCGAAAACCGCCCACGTCTCGGCAACGCCGTCTATGGTCTCTTCGGTCGCGATTTCGTGACGCGCGACGGCGAGCGGACGATGATCGTCGTCGTCACCCCGCGCCAGTGGGCGAACCTGATCGCGGCGCTCAACCTCGGCGACGCCATCGCGAGCATCGAAAGCGCGCGCGGAGTGTCCTTCGCCAAGGACGACGGCCTCCGCTTCGACCATCGCGACGCGCTCTATCCCTTGTTCGAACAGGCGATCGCGAGCCGCGACCATGCCGACCTCGCCGTCGCCTTCGACGCGGGCGGGATCGTCCACTCGGCATACCGCACGATGCACGACGCGGTGCAGGACCCCGCGCTGGTCGCGAACAACCCGATCTTCGGCAGCGCCGCCAACCCCAGCGGCTTCGCCTACCCCGCCGCCGGCGCCTTCTCGACCATCCCGCAGGCGGAGCGCGAACCGCCGCGCCCTGCCCCGCTCAACGGCCAGCATAGTGAAGAAGTGCTGTCCTCACGTCTTTCGCTTTCCTCGGGCGAGATCGCCCGTCTGATCGATGCCGGCATTGTCGGCACCGCCAACACCGGAGACCCCAAATGA
- a CDS encoding acetyl-CoA C-acetyltransferase, producing the protein MTLRRAAIVAPIRTAVGKFGGSLSSITAGDLGAVILKALIERTKIDPARVDDVVFSQGYGNAEAPSIGHWSWLAAGLPLEVPGYQLDRRCGSGLQAVVNAAMMVQTGMSDVVVAGGVESMSNVEHYTTDVRKGIRAGNLTLHDRLTRGRVMSQPVERFGVITGMIETAENLAKDYNISREACDAYAVRSHQRAAAAWANGLFDDELVPVSVPQKKGDPIVFAHDEGYRADATLESLGKLKPLEGGVVTAGNASQQNDAAAACLVVAEDKLEELGLEPIAWYHSSAAAGCDPSRMGIGPVPAVERLFARNGLGWGDIDLVELNEAFAPQVLAVLKGWGWSDDDSRNEILNVNGSGISLGHPIGATGGRILANLTRELVRRDGRYGLETMCIGGGQGIAAIFERAA; encoded by the coding sequence ATGACCCTTCGCCGCGCCGCCATCGTCGCCCCGATCCGTACCGCCGTCGGCAAGTTCGGCGGCTCGCTTTCCTCGATCACCGCGGGCGACCTCGGCGCGGTCATCCTGAAGGCGCTCATCGAGCGTACGAAAATCGACCCCGCGCGCGTCGACGATGTCGTCTTCTCTCAGGGTTACGGCAACGCCGAAGCCCCCAGCATCGGCCACTGGTCGTGGCTCGCCGCGGGCCTGCCGCTCGAAGTGCCGGGCTATCAGCTCGACCGCCGCTGCGGATCGGGGCTGCAGGCGGTCGTCAACGCCGCGATGATGGTCCAGACCGGCATGTCCGACGTCGTCGTCGCGGGCGGCGTGGAATCGATGTCGAACGTCGAACATTACACGACCGACGTCCGCAAGGGCATCCGCGCGGGCAACCTCACCCTCCACGACCGGCTCACGCGCGGCCGCGTCATGTCGCAGCCGGTCGAGCGCTTCGGCGTCATCACGGGCATGATCGAGACCGCCGAAAATCTTGCCAAGGATTACAATATCAGCCGCGAGGCGTGCGACGCCTATGCCGTCCGCAGCCACCAGCGCGCCGCCGCCGCATGGGCCAACGGCCTGTTCGACGACGAACTGGTGCCGGTATCGGTCCCGCAGAAAAAGGGCGATCCCATCGTCTTCGCGCATGACGAGGGCTACCGCGCCGACGCGACGCTGGAATCGCTCGGCAAGCTCAAGCCGCTCGAAGGCGGCGTTGTCACCGCCGGCAATGCGAGCCAGCAGAATGACGCCGCCGCCGCGTGCCTCGTCGTCGCCGAGGACAAGCTCGAGGAACTCGGCCTCGAACCCATCGCCTGGTATCACAGCTCGGCCGCCGCGGGCTGCGACCCCAGCCGCATGGGCATCGGCCCCGTCCCCGCGGTCGAACGCCTTTTCGCACGCAATGGCCTCGGCTGGGGCGACATCGACCTTGTCGAACTCAACGAAGCCTTCGCGCCGCAGGTCCTCGCCGTGCTCAAGGGCTGGGGCTGGAGCGACGACGACAGCCGCAACGAAATCCTCAACGTCAACGGCTCGGGCATCTCGCTCGGCCATCCGATCGGCGCGACCGGCGGGCGCATCCTCGCCAATCTGACGCGCGAACTCGTTCGCAGGGACGGCCGCTACGGACTTGAAACCATGTGCATCGGCGGCGGTCAGGGCATCGCCGCTATCTTCGAGCGCGCCGCCTGA